One Oncorhynchus kisutch isolate 150728-3 linkage group LG11, Okis_V2, whole genome shotgun sequence genomic region harbors:
- the LOC109899702 gene encoding F-box only protein 28 isoform X2: MDMINQRMLNQGFLKVERYHSLCQRQVKAQLPRRESERRNHSLARHADILAAVETRLSLLNMTFMKYVDSSLCCFIPGKVIDEIYRVLRYVNSTRAPQRAHEVLQELRDISSMAMEYFDEKIVPILKKRLPGADLSGRLIGSAPVAGPSTSLTTMSLLAKNTPSRSEMTKVQQQVKVNGASMTVLRRENQEVRVKQLEQQKQLQDQEQKLLEQTQVIGEQNARLAELEHKLRELMDSAVGGGARPAVAASTTAASSTTGSSAVATTSSAAVATATSAVGSPPLKRTRKSSDLPRQSKRLRSKK, translated from the exons ATGGACATGATCAATCAGCGCATGCTGAACCAAGGCTTCCTCAAGGTGGAGCGTTACCACAGCCTGTGCCAGAGGCAGGTCAAAGCCCAGCTTCCAAG GCGGGAGTCGGAGCGGAGGAACCACTCACTGGCCCGTCACGCTGACATCCTGGCTGCTGTAGAAACGCGTCTCTCGCTACTCAACATGACCTTCATGAAATATGTGGACTCCAGTCTTTGCTGCTTCATCCCTGGCAAG GTGATTGATGAGATCTACCGTGTGCTGCGCTATGTGAACTCTACACGTGCGCCCCAGCGGGCTCATGAGGTGCTGCAAGAGCTACGGGACATCTCTTCCATGGCCATGGAGTACTTTGATGAGAAGATCGTCCCCATCCTGAAAAAAAGGCTTCCCGGGGCTGACCTGTCAGGGCGCCTCATCGGATCTGCCCCAG TGGCCGGCCCCTCCACCTCCCTGACCACCATGTCCCTGCTGGCCAAGAACACGCCGTCACGCTCTGAGATGACCAAGGTGCAGCAGCAGGTAAAGGTGAATGGGGCGTCGATGACGGTGCTGCGGCGGGAGAATCAGGAGGTGCGCGTCAAGCAGCTGGAGCAGCAAAAGCAGCTGCAGGACCAGGAGCAGAAGTTGCTGGAGCAGACTCAGGTTATCGGGGAGCAGAACGCCCGGCTGGCTGAGCTGGAGCACAAGCTCAGGGAACTGATGGACAGTGCGGTGGGGGGAGGTGCCAGGCCGGCCGTAGCCGCCTCCACCACAGCAGCTTCTTCCACTACGGGCTCTTCTGCTGTCGCCACGACGTCTTCTGCTGCCGTCGCCACGGCAACCAGTGCGGTGGGTAGCCCGCCCTTGAAACGCACCAGGAAGAGCTCAGACCTCCCGCGCCAGTCCAAACGCCTGCGCAGCAAGAAATAG
- the LOC109899701 gene encoding sphingolipid delta(4)-desaturase DES1, whose product MGNRVAREDYEWVYTDQPHADRRKDILAKYPEIKTLMGPDTRLKWIVCMMVIIQFLAFYLVKDLDWKWVLFWTYAFGSCINHSMTLAIHEISHNTAFGNNRAMWNRWFAMFANLPIGLPYSASFKRYHLDHHRYLGGDGIDVDIPTDFEGWFFCTRFRKFVWIILQPLFYAIRPLCINPKPITGLELANVAVQLSFNVALYWLCGAKPVVYMMAGSLLGMGLHPISGHFIAEHYMFLKGHETYSYYGSLNLLTFNVGYHNEHHDFPSIPGRRLPMVKKIASEFYDDLPHYTSWVKVLFDFIMDDQLSPYSRVKRRLKGDVKQE is encoded by the exons ATGGGTAACCGTGTCGCTCGTGAGGATTACGAATGGGTTTATACAGATCAGCCACATGCCGACAGGAGGAAAGACATTTTGG CAAAGTACCCAGAAATAAAGACACTCATGGGCCCTGATACCAGGCTGAAGTGGATTGTTTGCATGATGGTAATCATCCAGTTCTTAGCGTTCTACCTGGTCAAAGACCTGGACTGGAAATGGGTCCTGTTCTGGACTTATGCCTTTGGCAGCTGCATCAACCACTCTATGACCCTGGCCATCCACGAGATCTCCCACAACACGGCATTTGGCAACAACAGGGCCATGTGGAACCGCTGGTTTGCCATGTTTGCCAACCTGCCCATCGGGCTGCCGTATTCTGCCTCCTTTAAGCGCTACCACCTGGACCACCACCGCTACCTGGGAGGAGACGGTATAGACGTAGACATCCCTACTGATTTTGAGGGCTGGTTCTTCTGCACACGCTTCCGCAAGTTTGTCTGGATCATCCTCCAGCCTCTGTTCTACGCCATCCGCCCTCTCTGCATCAACCCCAAGCCCATCACTGGCCTGGAGCTGGCCAACGTGGCCGTGCAGCTGTCCTTCAACGTGGCCCTCTACTGGCTGTGTGGAGCCAAGCCTGTGGTGTACATGATGGCGGGCTCCTTGCTGGGAATGGGCCTGCACCCCATCTCTGGACACTTTATCGCCGAGCACTACATGTTTCTCAAGGGCCATGAAACCTACTCCTACTATGGCTCCCTCAACCTGCTCACCTTCAATGTGGGCTACCACAACGAGCACCACGACTTCCCCAGCATTCCAGGACGTAGGCTACCTATG GTGAAGAAAATAGCATCAGAGTTCTATGATGACCTGCCCCACTACACATCGTGGGTGAAGGTCCTGTTTGACTTCATTATGGATGACCAGCTCAGCCCCTACTCTCGTGTGAAGAGGAGGCTGAAGGGAGATGTCAAGCAGGAATAA